One Littorina saxatilis isolate snail1 linkage group LG1, US_GU_Lsax_2.0, whole genome shotgun sequence genomic window carries:
- the LOC138971163 gene encoding E3 ubiquitin-protein ligase TRIM9-like yields the protein MSGLSNPHHMKAASEDLSYLRMEEDLTCPVCLELYADPLMLPCSHSVCKKCLSDIIKSRSKSGREGLECPSCRNHHTVAEDHVEKLPRNLALENIVFRFQELQSTTISKSKSLDLTTTSSANLDLSLPLDFDLPVFDEEGQEDCLCGMCEGEKEKAVWYCGQCSVLYCPKCLDSYHPKRGSLRNHHVTRPAKRDQEEKEPVNYCSDHADEATNIFCGRCQVLVCHLCVCEGTGHHAGHKILDLDTAWTQVKESLGGYRERLEAMMSVTEERKVKTEQLLHEVTAIHTSAREKVEVQYDRMIEDMTHILTTHRTTALKHLDAIHSTRSAACSTHAALVHNQAHQLQSLTQRCKDLVQEDKRLRVLQCSGEAPPLRTQVQELEKQHSELAITHKQLSSDKEATSRIRCSVLEFRTSAFDLLRKVAGDATEKCAVVTPTIRSAVATSPGKSDIPLPTPTSPDVHGLSPSPRAGNRTLISWGFNSTTITAEPLSQSSQWSVSVEKNTSKIGNINSGYLFGVGVAHEVLGSKDQVGMTASSAGIVCTNGCLSFCRDGKTESLLSLDQLPVSVTLCITMAGDNGVIFSYLLSLPGWSRCLLGKVVLPDPGFKVKVLPVFTVSQRVKLQFPTSSTV from the exons ATGTCCGGGCTGAGCAATCCCCACCACATGAAGGCAGCATCTGAAG ATCTGTCCTACCTACGGATGGAGGAGGACCTGACATGCCCGGTGTGCCTCGAGTTATACGCTGACCCTCTCATGCTGCCATGCTCGCATAGCGTCTGCAAGAAATGCTTGTCGGACATCATCAAGTCCCGATCTAAATCTGGCAGAGAGG GTCTGGAGTGCCCGTCGTGTCGCAACCATCACACCGTGGCGGAGGACCACGTGGAGAAACTGCCGCGCAATCTGGCGCTGGAGAACATCGTCTTCCGCTTCCAGGAGCTCCAGAGCACCACCATCTCCAAGAGCAAGAGCCTTGACCTTACAACGACCTCTTCTGCCAACCTTGACCTCTCCTTGCCCTTGGACTTCGACCTTCCCGTCTTTGATGAGGAAGGACAAGAAGACTGTTTGTGCGGAATGTGTGAGGGTGAGAAGGAGAAGGCGGTGTGGTATTGCGGGCAGTGTTCTGTGCTGTACTGTCCGAAATGTCTGGACAGCTACCATCCCAAGCGGGGGTCCCTGCGCAACCATCACGTGACACGACCGGCCAAGAGGGATCAGGAGGAGAAAGAGCCGGTGAACTACTGTTCTGATCACGCTGACGAAGCAACGAATATCTTCTGCGGAAGGTGCCAGGTGTTGGTGtgtcacctgtgtgtgtgtgaggggacaGGTCATCACGCTGGACACAAGATTCTGGACCTGGACACTGCCTGGACACAGGTCAAG GAATCTCTGGGTGGATACAGAGAACGCCTTGAAGCCATGATGTCGGTGACCGAGGAGAGGAAAGTCAAGACAGAACAGCTTCTTCATGAAGTTACT GCAATCCACACGAGCGCCAGAGAGAAGGTAGAAGTGCAGTACGACCGTATGATTGAGGATATGACTCACATCCTCACCACGCACAGAACTACCGCCCTCAAACATCTCGATGCCATTCACAGCACACGCTCTGCTGCTTGCAGCACGCACGCAGCACTGGTGCACAACCAGGCGCACCAGCTGCAGAGCCTGACGCAGCGCTGCAAGGACTTGGTGCAGGAGGATAAGCGGCTGCGTGTGCTGCAGTGTTCAGGAGAAGCGCCGCCCCTTAGGACTCAGGttcaggagttggagaaaca GCACTCAGAGTTGGCCATAACTCACAAACAGCTGAGCAGTGACAAGGAAGCCACGTCAAGGATTCGTTGCTCTGTCCTGGAATTCCGCACCTCTGCTTTTGACCTTCTGCGTAAAGTAGCAG GGGACGCAACAGAAAAATGTGCGGTGGTTACACCAACCATTCGCTCTGCTGTGGCCACATCTCCTGGCAAATCTGacatccccctccccacccccaccagcCCTGATGTGCATGGTCTCTCTCCCTCACCGCGAGCGGGGAACCGAACCCTCATCTCCTGGGGGTTCAATTCCACGACAATCACCGCTGAGCCCCTGTCCCAGTCGTCGCAGTGGTCGGTGTCGGTGGAGAAGAACACCAGCAAGATCGGCAACATCAACTCGGGCTACCTGTTTGGTGTTGGCGTCGCGCATGAGGTGCTAGGATCCAAGGACCAG GTTGGAATGACGGCCTCCTCTGCAGGCATCGTGTGCACCAACGGTTGTTTGTCCTTTTGTCGCGACGGTAAAACAGAGTCGCTGCTTTCTTTGGACCAGCTGCCAGTCTCCGTCACTCTGTGCATCACCATGGCTGGGGACAATGGAGTTATCTTTTCCTACCTGCTGTCCCTGCCCGGCTGGAGTCGCTGCCTGCTTGGCAAGGTCGTTCTGCCTGACCCAgggttcaaggtcaaggtcctTCCAGTGTTCACCGTCAGCCAACGAGTCAAGCTGCAGTTCCCGACATCTTCGACTGTGTGA